One Cystobacter fuscus DSM 2262 genomic window carries:
- a CDS encoding translocation/assembly module TamB domain-containing protein gives MAPRNRQQGARRIPAWLIVLALIVGTVLLLRTRTAWDTVCAQARRQLPALLGLDVGIGECEVDPLGQRLVLRGVSVSEPGKSDSPLFAADQAEVQLGLPNIFSGQLAIDLVRVSRPRLALDLTRPRAPRSEPGVCPLIPLRRLSLARLSLTGAEVRLLLPGGRQVELSELDVNLRERWGEEEFEMEARRGLVRLGPGQELALGRLAISGALDVDEQLLEVDRGEVALDEATVNISGRVERLCEPNLALDAQVFLPLRTLSRSGLLPKPAQGHLWTRLTVNGPPAAPTVSAELSGSGLAYGKFSPGTFTARLIYSGEQVTLEELRLPIGAGDARITGSLTLRSGLPVSLALEVHDASFGRILEKAGVPGSWVDFPITTAKARLSGTLLPKLQLSGDLDLSHGRFVLASRAFDAPAERGRTFLTYERGHARTRVALLSDRVTFSDMQIDSGRSRLGGGATLFFDTQRGLLVDVRGDVDLSDFGHIAQLAWAGRGSVSTTVEGPYTKVRIGADLSLRDFEFWNFDLGVVQGKVTYQDKVLGLPMFSGQKGRTQYFGNAALTFGRALHLRTEVEVPRGRTEDLIDFIAPMHPNVSLMQGPLVGEASGRVEIDSPLEQFEGLVALDFRNTTYYGRRMGDGSTRLRFDRSGAMVLERTALEGALGLTWVEGSFFLSGPDKGRLDYRFGGERLSLAELVGPESARRLGVQGTLALEGTVSGNTDVPVTMARVWGPRVTFAERDLGNMDLEARLEGRELQVVGRPSRDTSGVLSLRLKEPYPFEALVTLELPEIRPLLPASAFTQGVSGSIKAVVEAQGALRDMDALQLKARVERLALSREVVSVENESPIVLEYANGRLQVPSFTLRGQDTKLSASGWATPEQMEFFLQGAVDLRLLESLAPMFTRTAGRVELSAVASGRPDRPSLEGSALISDARLSLRDQPIAARSVSGLVPFTEQRILLEELKGTLNEGQFKANGQVSLRDFQPTDVSLDVHLNEVSMRFHEDLPFTTTGQLSLTGTPEELRLGGVLDILNLRYRRGLELEDILKRLSRRIVLPSPTVERPREYLTLDVALNLKDVSVDNNLARARLKGLLHLTGTNARPGVLGRVETDADSQAFFRNNQFTITRGLIDFQDRYGIDPVFDLSAQSQVREYQVKLHATGRPAAPELRLTSEPALPEGDVLSLLTLGFMSTDRETATSAGVGLAAEAFFNMSGLDRQVKRFLPSNPLLKDLSLQISTSYNDVTQQAEPTAQLKSNFLSEHLKIELTQPVSGRGTRARAEYRFDNRLSMQLQWDNEHSETALSTLGNLGLELKLGWQSE, from the coding sequence CTTCTCGGGTCAGCTCGCCATCGATCTCGTGCGCGTGAGCCGGCCGCGGCTCGCGTTGGACCTGACGCGCCCGCGGGCGCCCCGGAGCGAGCCGGGTGTGTGCCCGCTCATTCCCCTGCGCCGGTTGAGTCTGGCGCGGCTGAGCCTCACCGGCGCGGAGGTGCGGCTGCTGCTGCCCGGTGGCCGGCAGGTGGAGCTGTCCGAGCTGGACGTGAACCTGCGCGAGCGCTGGGGCGAGGAGGAATTCGAGATGGAGGCCCGGCGGGGCCTCGTGCGGCTGGGGCCCGGACAGGAGCTCGCCCTGGGACGTCTGGCCATTTCAGGCGCGCTGGACGTGGACGAGCAGTTGCTGGAGGTGGACCGGGGCGAGGTGGCGCTCGACGAGGCGACGGTGAACATCTCCGGGCGCGTGGAGCGGCTGTGCGAGCCGAACCTCGCGCTCGATGCCCAGGTGTTCCTGCCGCTGCGCACGCTGTCCCGCTCGGGGCTGTTGCCCAAGCCCGCCCAGGGCCACCTCTGGACGCGCCTGACGGTGAATGGTCCTCCGGCCGCGCCCACCGTGTCCGCGGAGTTGTCGGGCAGCGGGCTCGCGTACGGGAAGTTCTCGCCGGGCACGTTCACCGCGCGGCTCATCTACTCCGGCGAGCAGGTGACGCTCGAGGAGCTGCGGCTGCCCATCGGCGCGGGAGACGCGCGCATCACCGGCTCGCTCACGCTGCGCTCGGGCTTGCCGGTCTCGCTGGCGCTGGAGGTCCACGACGCGTCGTTCGGCCGCATCCTGGAGAAGGCCGGCGTTCCGGGCTCCTGGGTGGACTTCCCCATCACGACGGCCAAGGCCCGCCTGTCCGGCACGCTCCTGCCCAAGCTCCAGCTCTCGGGTGACCTGGACCTGTCCCACGGCCGCTTCGTGCTCGCCTCGCGCGCCTTCGATGCACCGGCGGAGCGCGGACGTACCTTCCTCACCTACGAGCGGGGCCACGCGCGCACGCGGGTGGCGCTGCTGTCCGACCGCGTCACCTTCTCCGACATGCAGATCGACTCGGGCCGCTCGCGCCTCGGCGGTGGCGCCACGCTCTTCTTCGACACCCAACGGGGCCTGCTGGTGGATGTCCGGGGGGACGTGGATCTCTCCGACTTCGGCCACATCGCCCAGCTCGCGTGGGCGGGACGTGGCTCGGTGAGCACCACGGTCGAGGGCCCCTACACGAAGGTGCGCATCGGCGCGGACCTGTCCCTGCGCGACTTCGAGTTCTGGAACTTCGACCTGGGCGTGGTGCAGGGCAAGGTGACGTACCAGGACAAGGTGCTGGGCCTGCCCATGTTCTCCGGACAGAAGGGGCGCACCCAGTACTTCGGCAACGCGGCGCTCACCTTCGGCCGCGCCCTGCATCTGCGCACCGAGGTGGAGGTGCCGCGCGGCCGCACCGAGGATCTCATCGACTTCATCGCCCCCATGCACCCCAACGTCTCCCTCATGCAGGGGCCGCTGGTGGGCGAGGCCTCGGGCCGCGTGGAGATCGACAGCCCGCTGGAGCAGTTCGAGGGACTCGTCGCCCTGGATTTCCGCAACACCACCTACTACGGGCGCCGCATGGGGGATGGCTCGACGCGGCTGCGCTTCGACCGGAGCGGGGCCATGGTGCTCGAGCGCACGGCGCTGGAGGGGGCGCTGGGCCTCACCTGGGTGGAGGGCTCCTTCTTCCTCTCCGGGCCGGACAAGGGCCGGCTGGACTACCGCTTCGGCGGGGAGCGCCTGTCCCTGGCGGAGCTCGTCGGCCCGGAGTCGGCCCGGCGCCTGGGCGTGCAGGGGACGCTGGCGCTGGAGGGCACGGTGTCGGGCAACACGGACGTGCCGGTGACGATGGCGCGGGTGTGGGGCCCCCGGGTGACGTTCGCCGAGCGCGACCTGGGCAACATGGACCTGGAAGCCCGGCTCGAGGGCCGCGAGCTGCAGGTGGTGGGTCGCCCCTCGCGCGACACGAGCGGCGTGCTGTCCCTGCGCCTCAAGGAGCCCTATCCCTTCGAGGCCCTGGTGACGCTGGAACTGCCGGAGATCCGTCCCTTGCTGCCCGCCAGTGCCTTCACCCAGGGCGTGTCCGGCTCGATCAAGGCGGTGGTCGAGGCCCAGGGCGCGCTGCGCGACATGGATGCGCTCCAGCTCAAGGCCCGGGTGGAGCGGCTCGCCCTGTCACGCGAGGTGGTCTCGGTCGAGAACGAGAGCCCCATCGTGCTCGAATACGCGAACGGGCGGTTGCAGGTCCCCTCCTTCACCTTGCGCGGTCAGGACACCAAGCTGTCCGCCAGCGGCTGGGCCACTCCCGAGCAGATGGAGTTCTTCCTCCAGGGCGCCGTGGACCTGCGCCTGCTGGAGTCGCTCGCGCCGATGTTCACCCGCACCGCGGGGCGCGTGGAGCTCAGCGCCGTGGCCAGCGGCAGGCCGGACCGTCCATCCCTGGAGGGCTCGGCCCTCATTTCCGACGCCCGGCTGTCCCTGCGCGACCAGCCGATAGCGGCCCGGTCGGTATCCGGACTGGTGCCGTTCACCGAGCAGCGCATCCTCCTCGAAGAGCTGAAGGGCACGCTCAACGAGGGCCAATTCAAGGCCAACGGGCAGGTGAGTCTGCGCGACTTCCAGCCCACGGACGTGTCGCTGGACGTGCATCTCAACGAGGTGTCCATGCGCTTCCACGAGGACCTGCCCTTCACCACCACCGGGCAGTTGTCGCTCACCGGTACGCCGGAGGAACTGCGGCTGGGGGGCGTGCTGGACATCCTCAATTTGCGCTACCGCCGCGGCCTTGAACTGGAGGACATCCTCAAGCGGCTGTCCCGGCGCATCGTGCTGCCTTCACCCACCGTCGAGCGTCCCCGCGAGTACCTGACCCTGGACGTCGCGTTGAACCTGAAAGACGTGTCCGTGGACAACAACCTGGCCCGGGCTCGGCTGAAGGGCTTGTTGCACCTCACCGGGACCAATGCTCGCCCGGGCGTGCTCGGCAGGGTGGAGACCGACGCGGACAGCCAGGCCTTCTTCCGCAACAACCAGTTCACCATCACCCGCGGTCTGATTGATTTCCAGGACCGGTATGGCATTGATCCGGTGTTCGACCTGAGCGCCCAGTCCCAGGTGCGCGAATACCAGGTGAAACTGCACGCCACCGGCCGTCCCGCCGCGCCCGAGTTGCGGCTCACCTCCGAGCCGGCCCTGCCCGAGGGCGACGTGCTGTCGCTGCTCACCCTGGGCTTCATGAGCACGGACCGGGAGACGGCCACCTCGGCTGGCGTGGGGCTCGCCGCCGAGGCCTTCTTCAACATGTCCGGTCTGGACCGGCAGGTGAAGCGCTTCCTTCCCAGCAACCCGCTCCTCAAGGACCTGTCCCTGCAGATCTCCACCAGCTACAACGATGTCACCCAACAGGCCGAGCCCACGGCACAGTTGAAGTCGAATTTCCTCTCCGAGCATCTTAAGATTGAACTCACACAGCCCGTGAGCGGGCGCGGCACCCGAGCGCGTGCCGAGTACCGCTTCGACAACCGCCTTTCCATGCAGCTTCAGTGGGACAACGAGCACAGCGAGACCGCACTCAGCACTCTTGGCAACCTTGGACTCGAGCTCAAGCTGGGCTGGCAGTCCGAGTAG